A genome region from Erigeron canadensis isolate Cc75 chromosome 3, C_canadensis_v1, whole genome shotgun sequence includes the following:
- the LOC122592968 gene encoding vacuolar protein sorting-associated protein 2 homolog 2: MKAINLFKKKTTPKDALRESKRDMAVATRGIEREIASLQMEERKLVAEIKKTAKTGNEAATKILARQLVRLRQQITNLQGSRAQIRGVATHTQTLYANTSISTGMKGATKAMVAMNKEMAPAKQIKVIKSFQKESAQLDMTIEMMSESIDETLDKDEAEEETEELTNQVLDEIGVGVASQLSSAPKGRLGPKKVENAAPSSVSNDVDDLEKRLASLRRI, encoded by the exons ATGAAAGCCATAAACCTCTTCAAGAAGAAAACAACACCCAAAG ATGCGTTGAGGGAGAGCAAAAGAGATATGGCTGTCGCCACACGGG GTATTGAACGTGAAATAGCATCCTTACAGATGGAG GAGAGGAAATTAGTGgctgaaattaaaaaaacagcCAAGACTGGAAACGAG GCTGCCACCAAGATATTAGCTCGCCAGCTTGTGCGCCTTCGACAACAAATAACAAATTTGCAGGGGAGCCGTGCACAGATCAGAGGCGTAGCAACTCATACACAG ACTCTGTATGCGAACACTTCGATTTCTACTGGAATGAAGGGTGCAACAAAGGCAATGGTTGCTATGAACAAG GAAATGGCCCCTGCTAAACAGATTAAAGTAATTAAAAGCTTCCAGAAGGAGTCTGCTCAGCTGGATATGACG ATTGAGATGATGTCCGAGTCCATTGATGAAACTTTAGACAAAGACGAGGCTGAAGAGGAAACCGAGGAGCTTACAAACCAG GTGCTTGACGAGATTGGCGTAGGCGTTGCATCACAG TTATCTTCAGCGCCAAAAGGTCGACTTGGACCCAAGAAAGTTGAAAACGCTGCTCCCAG TTCTGTGtcgaatgatgttgatgatctTGAAAAGAGACTTGCCTCTCTTCGACGCATATGA
- the LOC122592204 gene encoding probable serine/threonine-protein kinase PBL19 produces MSTGAEKWMVVHDVSRSDGLSAIIPAFESLQIRSGDELTLLGVIHQLSPVKSKSMMDDSGSHTKSKDDEQMRKEEYLKRSEVIELSMICANKKIMFLVDVQAASSPKTVVVQAAKSLMATWVVLDRHMKKDKKYYMDKLECGILRMKSNNKIGRLRGPIVEDKKPKLGRRTTSSEHVSYGEMIPVMSNQALSKKKTSGQKATNLLKQEGSNRGGTSSWDKPQVSSSFSSTDQKSSSPSIASTSSFTISEVSSSTDGRNFSAMHIDQEGNDSKNKQPSNFTPKSKDWCKVESFDDQTEGCQEEEEFKYSICSVCQNKRPSIRLKRDFSYTDLEQATNGFSQKHFLSEGGFGSVYKGELKCGLQVAVKQHKDASSQGEKEFKSEVNVLSKARHPNLVVLLGSCSEGTHRLLVYEFVCNGSLDEHLSSHELTWDKRIKIALGAARGLNYLHKINIIHRDMRPNNILVTHDYEPLLGDFGLARTDCVDTDETGVVGTLGYVAPEYAECGKVSTKTDVYSFGVVLLQLITGCRTREKKFDGKTLVEWARPLLEERVFPDLIDEKILDDVHVFQLYLMVKLVDNCLKKDPAQRETMEDVVLDLECIQKGTTRYRELKQC; encoded by the exons ATGTCTACAGGAGCAGAAAAATGGATGGTAGTCCATGATGTATCAAGAAGTGATGGTTTAAGCGCAATCATACCGGCCTTTGAAAGCTTACAGATTAGATCAGGTGATGAGCTGACACTCCTTGGAGTTATTCACCAGCTTAGTCCTG TGAAAAGTAAAAGCATGATGGATGACAGTGGATCACACACCAAAAGTAAGGATGATGAACAGATGAGAAAGGAGGAGTACCTTAAACGATCAGAAGTAATAGAATTGTCTATGATTTGTGCAAATAAAAAG ATAATGTTCCTGGTTGATGTGCAAGCTGCATCTTCTCCTAAAACGGTGGTTGTACAAGCTGCAAAGAGTTTAATGGCAACATGGGTAGTACTCGACAG GCACATGAAGAAAGACAAGAAATACTATATGGATAAGCTTGAATGCGGCATACTAAGAATGAAAAGCAATAACAAAATCGGAAGGCTGAGAGGACCAATAGTAGAGGACAAGAAGCCAAAACTGGGGAGAAGGACTACAAGCAGTGAGCATGTCTCATATGGCGAAATGATACCAGTTATGTCAAACCAAGCACTTTCCAAAAAGA AAACAAGTGGTCAAAAGGCAACAAACTTGCTTAAACAAGAAGGTAGCAACAGAGGTGGTACATCTTCATGGGATAAACCGCAGGTTTCATCTTCCTTCTCATCTACAGACCAGAAATCCTCATCTCCATCGATAGCTTCCACCTCAAGCTTCACAATTTCTGAAGTTTCAAGCTCTACAGATGGAAGAAACTTTTCTGCAATGCATATTGATCAGGAAGGAAATGACTCTAAAAACAAACAACCTTCAAATTTTACTCCCAAGAGTAAAGATTGGTGCAAGGTCGAATCATTTGATGATCAAACAGAAGGGTGTCAAGAAGAAGAGGAATTCAAATATTCCATCTGTTCGGTTTGCCAGAACAAACGTCCTAGTATTCGGTTAAAGAGAGACTTCAGTTATACCGATCTGGAACAAGCTACTAATGGTTTCTCTCAGAAGCACTTTCTATCAGAAGGCGGATTCGGTTCAGTGTATAAAGGAGAACTAAAATGTGGATTACAAGTTGCTGTCAAACAACATAAAGATGCCAGTTCTCAAGGCGAGAAAGAGTTCAAGTCTGAAGTTAATGTACTTAGCAAAGCCCGACACCCAAATTTGGTTGTGTTGTTAGGATCATGCTCAGAAGGAACACACAGACTGCTTGTTTATGAGTTTGTCTGCAATGGTTCTTTGGATGAACACTTATCAA GCCATGAACTCACCTGGGACAAGAGAATAAAAATTGCACTTGGTGCTGCTAGAGGCTTAAATTATCTTCATAAAATAAACATCATACACAGAGATATGAGGCCAAATAACATTCTTGTAACACATGACTATGAACCTCTG CTAGGTGACTTTGGTCTAGCAAGAACAGACTGTGTTGATACTGATGAGACTGGTGTGGTTGGGACCCTTGGATATGTAGCACCAGAGTATGCAGAATGTGGAAAGGTGTCAACTAAGACAGATGTTTACTCTTTTGGCGTGGTACTATTACAGCTGATCACTGGATGTAGGACAAGAGAGAAGAAATTTGATGGAAAAACACTAGTAGAATGG GCAAGACCACTTCTTGAAGAAAGAGTTTTCCCCGATTTAATCGATGAAAAGATTCTTGATGATGTCCATGTCTTCCAGCTTTATCTCATGGTAAAACTAGTAGATAATTGTCTCAAGAAAGATCCTGCCCAACGAGAGACCATGGAAGAC GTGGTGCTGGATTTAGAATGCATTCAGAAAGGAACTACAAGGTACAGAGAACTAAAGCAATGCTAA
- the LOC122594032 gene encoding multiple RNA-binding domain-containing protein 1, with product MSRICVKNLPKHANEDRLRDYFSQKGEVTDAKLMRTSDGKSRQFGFIGFRSDEEAAEALKFFNGSYMDTYRITCEIARKVGDPEMARPWSRHTLKKLQKDKSTVEKKESVSLSRKGKAEVKDDDAENEDLQFQEFMQLMKPRTKSKLWSNDMLEAPQGKDGKKQAKVDGEGKKKKISKSAKLIETGDEADGVSDDQADKMEISAEQEKAVSDMDYFKSRVKKDWSDSDSDDDNDDEGDVEESEKDDEITKKHHDILSEIEDEETADLTEKPNETDDVDEPSSSLEDEDAVLQTGRLFVRNLPYTATEDDLREHFSKFGNVSQVHLVVDRETKRSKGIAYILYALPKSAARALEDLDNSIFQGRLLHIMPAKQKIVPVKKDDLADHSKTFKQQREDKRKKSEIDGDTRSWNTLYMRPDTVVENIAREFGTSKSELLDREASDVAVRIALAETQVIAKTKKALANAGVNVTSLENFASQKTEGVKRSNHVILVKNLPYGSSESELATMFGKFGSIDKVILPSTRTLGLVVFLEPGEARAALKNLAYKRYKDAPLYLEWAPSDILSEDPRGVTEEDELPAVGQHETKRALLERELEGTTESDIDTERVESRSLFVKNLNFKTNDESLKKHFVEHVKEGKLRSVRIKKHLKNGKNVSMGFGFLEFDSVDTAVHVCKNLQGTVLDGHALILQLCHVKNNDKVKEKVGEDQSSTKLIVRNVAFEATEKELRQLFSPFGQVKSLRLPTRFGKHRGFAFVEYVTKQETKNALQSLSNTHLYGRHLVLERAKEGESLEELRARTAAQFVDESTGFQNQSKLSLKRKQLDI from the exons at GTCTCGAATATGTGTAAAAAATCTGCCAAAGCATGCCAACGAGGACCGCCTTCGCGATTATTTTTCGCAGAAAGGAGAAGTTACTGATGCTAAGCTTATGCGAACCAG TGATGGTAAGAGCAGACAGTTTGGTTTTATTGGATTTCGGAGCGATGAAGAAGCTGCCGAAGCTCTTAAGTTCTTTAATGGATCTTATATGGATACTTACAGGATTACTTGTGAg ATTGCTCGGAAAGTGGGTGATCCAGAAATGGCACGTCCATGGAGCCGCCATACTCTTAAGAAACTACAGAAAGACAAGTCAACCGTGGAGAAAAAAGAATCCGTTAGTTTAAGTCGAAAAGGTAAAGCAGAGGTGAAGGATGATGATGCGGAGAATGAGGACCTTCAGTTCCAGGAGTTTATGCAACTCATGAAACCACGTACGAAGTCAAAGTTATGGTCGAATGATATGCTGGAAGCCCCCCAAGGAAAAGATGGTAAAAAGCAAGCTAAAGTAGACGGggaaggcaaaaagaaaaagatttcaAAATCTGCTAAGTTAATTGAAACTGGTGATGAAGCTGATGGTGTTTCAGACGATCAAGCAGATAAGATGGAAATTAGTGCGGAACAAGAAAAAGCTGTGTCTGATATGGATTACTTTAAAAGCAGGGTAAAGAAAGATTGGTCAGACTCAGATTCTGACGATGATAATGACGATGAAGGGGATGTAGAGGAGTCAGAGAAGGATGATGAAATTACCAAGAAACACCATGACATCCTTTCTGAAATAGAAGATGAAGAGACTGCAGATTTAACTGAAAAACCTAACGAGACAGATGATGTAGATGAACCATCATCAAGTTTAGAAGATGAAGATGCTGTTCTACAAACTGGTCGTCTTTTTGTTCGTAATCTGCCATATACTGCTAC GGAAGATGATTTGCGGGAGCACTTTAGCAAGTTTGGCAACGTATCTCAAGTCCATCTGGTGGTTGATAGAGAGACAAAGCGATCAAAGGGAATCGCTTACATTCTCTATGCACTCCCTAAATCTGCAGCCAG AGCTCTGGAAGATCTTGATAATTCTATTTTCCAAGGCAGACTCTTGCACATTATGCCAGCAAAGCAGAAAATTGTTCCTGTAAAAAAGGA TGATTTGGCCGATCACTCAAAGACGTTTAAGCAACAGAGAGAAGACAAAAGGAAAAAATCTGAAATTGATGGAGATACAAGATCATGGAACACTTTATATATGAGACCAGATACA gTTGTTGAAAATATTGCGAGGGAATTTGGTACAAGTAAAAGTGAACTACTTGACCGTGAAGCCTCAGATGTAGCTGTACGTATCGCATTGGCTGAAACTCAAGTGATAGCAAAGACAAAAAAGGCTTTAGCAAACGCTGGTGTTAACGTGACTTCCTTGGAAAATTTTGCCAGTCAAAAAACAGAGGGTGTTAAAAGAAGCAATCATGTTATACTTGTTAAAAATCTCCCCTATGGTTCTTCTGAAAGTGAACTAGCTACCATGTTTGGAAAATTTGGAAGTATTGACAAAGTTATCCTTCCTTCAACCAGAACTCTGGGTTTG GTTGTTTTTCTTGAACCTGGCGAAGCTCGTGCAGCACTTAAAAATTTGGCATACAAGCGGTACAA AGATGCTCCATTGTATTTGGAGTGGGCACCTAGTGACATTCTTAGTGAAGATCCAAGGGGTGTAACCGAGGAAGATGAACTTCCTGCTGTGGGGCAACACGAGACAAAACGTGCATTACTAGAGCGAGAGTTGGAAGGAACTACAGAGTCTGATATTGATACTGAACGAGTTGAG TCCCGGTCGCTTTTTGTCAAGAACTTGAATTTTAAAACCAATGACGAGAGTTTGAAGAAGCATTTTGTTGAGCACGTGAAGGAAGGAAAACTCCGTAGCGTCAGG ATAAAGAAACACTTGAAAAATGGGAAAAACGTCTCGATGGGTTTTGGATTTTTGGAGTTTGATTCTGTGGATACCGCTGTACATGTTTGCAAGAATCTACAG GGAACGGTTTTAGATGGGCATGCTCTCATATTACAATTGTGCCACGTTAAGAACAATGACAAAGTAAAAGAGAAGGTGGGCGAAGATCAAAGCTCAACAAAGTTGATTGTAAGAAATGTTGCTTTTGAGGCTACAGAGAAAGAGTTGCGGCAACTGTTCAGCCCATTTGGCCAG GTTAAGAGTTTGAGGCTTCCAACAAGGTTCGGGAAGCATAGAGGATTTGCTTTTGTGGAGTATGTAACCAAGCAAGAGACGAAGAATGCCCTCCAATCTTTATCAAACACTCATTTGTATGGTCGCCATCTG GTTCTAGAGAGAGCAAAGGAAGGAGAGAGTTTAGAAGAGCTACGGGCTCGAACTGCTGCTCAATTTGTTGACGAGAGCACAGGTTTTCAAAACCAAAGCAAACTCTCTCTAAAGAGAAAACAACTTGATATATAG
- the LOC122593105 gene encoding probable nucleolar protein 5-2, translated as MIVLFETPAGFALFKVLDEGKLSKVDDLYKEFTSADTARKIVKLKAFSKFENTSEALAAATLLIDSKPTKGLRKFLRAHCEGETLAVADSKLGNAIKEKLQIDCIHNQAVMELMRGVRSQLTELITGLGAQDLAPMSLGLSHSLSRYKLKFSPDKVDTMIIQAIGLLDDLDKELNTYAMRVREWYGWHFPELAKIVQDNILYAKAVKLMGYRTNAAKLDFSEILTEEVEAELKEAAVISMGTEVSDLDLTNIKDLCDQVLSLSEYRAQLYDYLKSRMNTIAPNLTAIVGELVGARLIAHGGSLLNLAKQPGSTVQILGAEKALFRALKTKHATPKYGLIYHASLIGQAAPKHKGKISRSLAAKTALAIRYDALGDTQDNSMGMENRLKLEARLRNLEGRELGRSAGSTKGKPKIEAYNKDFKKGDGAMITPAKTYNVAADSVLGRIEAEADKDEEMTAVAPVDEGKKDKKKKKKDDTVDEEAADEDASKKKVKKKKKRATEEEAAEAPVEEENVEKKKKKKRKHAEDEAEAEKSNKKKDKKKKKTDE; from the exons ATGATAGTTCTATTTGAAACCCCTGCTGGTTTTGCCCTTTTTAAAGTCTTGGATGAAGGAAAGCTTTCCAAAGTTGAT gACTTGTACAAGGAGTTCACATCTGCTGATACTGCTAGAAag ATTGTAAAGCTTAAAGCTTTTTCCAAGTTTGAGAACACATCTGAAGCACTAGCAGCAGCCACTTTGTTGATTGATAGCAAGCCTACTAAAGGTTTACGCAAGTTTTTGCGTGCTCATTGTGAGGGTGAGACATTGGCTGTTGCTGACTCTAAACTCGGAAATGCCATCAAGGAAAAGCTA CAAATCGATTGTATCCACAACCAAGCTGTTATGGAACTTATGAGGGGAGTGAGAAGTCAATTGACAGAGCTCATAACTGGTTTAGGTGCACAAGATCTAGCCCCCATGAGCTTGGGTTTGTCTCATAGCTTGTCTAGATACAAGCTAAAGTTCAGTCCAGATAAG GTTGATACTATGATCATTCAAGCTATTGGTTTGTTAGATGACCTTGATAAAGAGCTCAATACTTATGCAATGAGAGTACGGGAATGGTATGGGTGGCATTTTCCTGAGCTTGCTAAGATTGTGCAAGACAATATTCTTTATGCTAAGGCAGTTAAGCTCATGGGTTACCGAACAAATGCTGCAAAACTTGATTTCTCTGAG ATACTGACAGAAGAGGTTGAGGCTGAACTTAAAGAGGCGGCTGTAATTTCTATGGGAACGGAAGTCAGTGACCTTGATTTGACCAACATCAAAGACCTATGTGATCAAGTATTGTCTTTGTCAGAATACAGAGCACAGCTGTATGATTATTTAAAAAGCAGGATGAATACGATTGCCCCAAATCTCACTGCTATCGTTGGAGAACTTGTTGGTGCTCGTCTAATTGCCCACGGTGGTAGCTTGTTGAATCTTGCTAAACAGCCTGGGAGTACAGTTCAGATTCTTGGTGCTGAGAAAGCACTCTTTAGGGCTTTGAAGACAAAGCATGCAACCCCTAAATACGGGCTTATTTATCATGCTAGTTTGATCGGGCAAGCTGCACCCAAACATAAAGGGAAGATTTCACGTTCTCTTGCCGCGAAGACTGCATTAGCAATTCGATATGATGCTCTTGGAGACACCCAAGACAATTCTATGGGAATGGAAAACCGTCTCAAG CTTGAAGCGAGATTAAGAAATCTTGAAGGCCGTGAACTTGGTCGTTCAGCTGGATCAACCAAGGGCAAACCAAAGATTGAAGCTTACAACAAGGATTTCAAGAAAGGAGATGGAGCAATGATTACTCCTGCCAAG ACTTACAATGTAGCAGCAGATTCTGTTCTAGGACGGATAGAAGCAGAGGCTGACAAGGACGAGGAGATGACGGCTGTAGCACCAGTTGATGAGGGAAAGAaggataaaaagaagaaaaagaaggatGATACTGTTGATGAAGAAGCTGCAGATGAAGATGCTAGCAAGAAGaaagtcaaaaagaaaaagaagcgtGCGACAGAGGAAGAAGCTGCTGAAGCGCCGGTTGAAGAGGAGAATGtcgagaagaaaaagaaaaagaagagaaagcATGCCGAAGATGAGGCCGAAGCTGAAAAATCAAACAAgaagaaagataaaaagaagaagaaaaccgACGAGTAA